TTCATTTTTGTAAGCATCCACAATTTTCTCCCAGGCCTTCATCATTTTCGCGCTCTTGCGGCTCAAATTCAGTTGACCTTTACCATCTTCTTTGCTTACAACATACACTTCCACTTCCATTCCAACTTTCAGTTCCTCAAGGTCGCGAAACTCCGTTTTTGAAACAAGTCCGTCGCTTTTGTAACCTACGTTAAGAATTACATCAGAATCGGTTAATCCTACAATTGTTGCATTAATGATCTCGTTATCGTTCAGGGTTTTAAAAGTGCCCTCATACGTAACTTCCATTTTGTCGCTTTCGTCTTTCGAATAAGTAATACGATTGCGTTTGTCCACGTTCCAATCAAAATCATCGTGCGCAGTCGCTACTGTTTCTGCTACTTCCGGTTCAATTGTTACGGGATTTTCGTTTACGGGTACTTCAACAGTTTCTGTTGATTCCGTGTTTTGTGAGTCTTCCAACTCAGGTAGTTCTTGGTTATCCAAGGTAAAATTTTTAAAAAGGTGAATTAAATTATCAGCCTAAACTGACCACTTTGTTATCCGCCATTCAACGGCAAAACAAAGGGAGTGCGAAGATACGTAAAAAGATTCGAAGGGAGATCTTTTTTTAAGAATCGAAGGGAGAAGATTCGAAGGGTAAGGGTCTAAGGATCTAAGGAAGGAAGAGGGGTAAGGTTGAAAAAAGGGGGTTACAGCCTTCAAAACTGCGACTGTGACTGCGACTGTGACTGGCCCCCAGCCCCATAGGGGAGTTTGCTTTTCGTAAATTTGAATGTTTAATACTGAGGAATAATCTCCAATTTAAGCAACTGTGACTGCGACTGCGACTGTGACTGCGACTGTGACTAGTAGCAACTCCCCTTATCCCTCTCCCCTCACCTCCACGCGCTTTTCGCTGCAAGTCCTCTCCGCCGCGGCGGATGCGGGCTTTCCGCTACAATCGCGGCTAGGAAGCGGGCGCGGCGGTTCTGCAAGGCTTTTCAATGCCTCCGATTTAAACTTGGAAATAGACCTAAAGGATTAAGATTGAGTGAAGGTTTGTTGAGTTGGCAGGGTTGGCAAGGTTTGCAGGGTTTAGTTCGGAGCTTGAATTATTCTAATCATCAAACAATCATTGCGATTTGTTGAAGGGGTTGAAATAGTTTATTTCGGATGAATACGTTCCCAATGCTACAAATTTGTCTTCCCACGCCGTGGTTAGGTGTTTCTCACCAATGAAGGAAGTCCCGTTAGGGACGAAATATCGGTAGCATTTATCCAAACCAGTAAACCCAAGTCCTGTAGGGACGGCATATATGAAATGTTCAAACGGAGAAAGATCTTCATGTTTAAGAAATGGTGTATTAGAATATTGAAACCAACCATTTTTTAACTATAATGCATCATTAAAAATAAGATTGTTTCCAAAATATTTTTACATTTCGTCCCTACAGGACTTGTGTAATTTTGTTTTTTTATTAGCTACCGATATGCCGTCCCGCTGGGACTAAAGTAATTTTTATCCTTTTTAAATCCGCCCAATCCGCGTCATCAGCGCCTGCCCGACTATTGGCGGGTTCCACTTTTTTTCTATCCTTTGAACCCAACTTCCGAATCCAATACTCCAACTCCCAATCCCTTTGTTTTCCTTTGTCCTGTGTCCTTTCTCCTGTGTCTCAATTCTGCGTGTTCAAATAAACCTTCACATACTCCGTATCACCCGTAATTTTAATCAGAAAAATATACTCAATCGCATCCGTATGTTCGAAAGTATAAACCTTATAACCATCCACATCCTTAACATAATCCTTTTCCAATTCAGCGATCATTTTGGTGAAAAGTGGGATTTTATTGGGACCTATATTGTAAACGATCTCAACGGCGTCGTTTTTTTTGGTGACAAAACAAAAACCATCATCGGTGCCAGGTTTGCTTTCACAGGTGTAAGAAATTCCTAATTCTCCAAAATCGTCGCGCACTTTGGTGATAAGTTTCATCCCGCGCTCCCAATCGCCCAAAGTCATGGTGAACATGGATGCAACATTGGTAGCTGATATGAGCGGATAAACATTACCTGCTTCCGTGGTTGTTCTGCTTATGCGCTGCGCATTTGCACTAAATAAAAATCCCAATAAAAATAGGAGAAGAACCTGTGTGTGCTTCTTCATAAATGTGTGGTTTATTTGACAGTATAAAAATATATACGTTTTCGCTAATAAGCAAAAAACGCTCCATATTCTGTAACCCCGGAGATTTCTAGGTCTGCAGCTATTTTAAATTTTTACAAAATTTCCCGCTCTGAAACTCTCATCCGACAAAATAATTAAACGATAAATTCCACCTGGCAGGTCTGCACTATTTATGAATTGGACCTTGAGTTTACCTAATTGCATTAATTGTCCCGACATATTATAAATTGCATAATTTGATAAAATATCCGCTTCCTCAATATTTATAAAATTTTCAACCGGATTTGGAAAAATTATTAATTCATTATTGTTTTCAAAACTTTCAATTCCAATACCAAGCCAATCAAAATCTTCGCTATAAAATGTACATCCATTTTCAAAAGTTACGGTAACAGAATATAATCCTCCAACTGGTGAATAATAATGATCTTCCGTTGCTCCATCAATAATTTCTCCATTAAAATACCACTGATAACTTTCCCCTTCCCCTGCATAAAATTCACCTCCATCCAAAGTAATTATGATCACAGGTTCCGGATTTAATAAAACTTCAAATGTTTCATTTGTATTACAACCAAGTGAATCGGTAATAGTTACAAGATAACTTCCATTCAACAAAGAATCAACAAATAAAGTGCTATCTCCTGTCGACCAATTAATTTCATAAGGTTCAATTGCGCCATCAACAAGTAAATTTATGCTACCATTCATTGCTTCTACACAATCAGTATTAACTATTGTTTCTGTCACATTCACGAGCGGACAAAGATCTTTCAATTTATAAATAATTCCCGTTTCGCGCACAACACAATATAATTCACCTGCATTATCTTCCCCAAAAGAAACCACACCAAATAATAAGGAAGGATAAATATTGGAGATCCAACCCATTACATCATCATATTTATAAGTATAAAAATTTCCGGTGACATAATCGCAGCAAAAATAAATTCCCTGCATTCCGGGAAACAAAGCACCTCTGTAAACATATCCACCAGTAACGGAATATCCACCCGTAGAATCGTTGTGCGGATATTCGAATAATGGAAAAGTATAATCAACGCCTGCATCACAACTATCAAAATTATATTCGGCATTCGATTCGTAACATCTCCAGCCATAATTATTTCCACCGGTAGATCCGGCAGGTTCATAATTAATTTCTTCCCAAAAATCATGACCAACATCCGGCAACCACATATCACCCGTCAATTTATCAAACGAAAATCTCCAGGGATTTCGTAAACCAATTGCCCAAATTTCATTTAAGGTATCCACAGCTCCATAAAAAGGATTTGTATTTGGAATTTCATAAGGTAAAATTCCATCCACATCAATGCGCAACATTTTTCCTAAATAGGTTTGCGGATTTTGTGCACGATTATCTGGATCACCGGGTTCACCATCCGTTACCACTCCCCCATCTCCTAATGGAAAATATAAATATCCATCGGGACCAAAATGCATGTCGCCGGCTTTATGAACTCTATATGGTTGTTCTACAATTAATAATATTTCTTCGGAACTTGCATCTGCAAGATCAGGATCAGCCGGATCAACAGAAAATCTGGAAATGACAGAATTCTCATCATTATTAATATAATTCACATAAAAATATCCGTTCGTTGCATAATCAGGATGAAAAACCGCACCTAAAAAACCATGTGCATTATAAATAGATTCCACTCTATCACTTATATCTAAAAATGGAACCGGATCAACCGTTCCATCCGGTCTGATTATTCTCAAAAAACCATCCTGACAAATTGCAAAAACACGTTCATCTCCCGCATCAATTAATCCAACAGGTTTTGTGAATCCGCTTGCAAATTCTTCGAGTTGTAATACCGGTTGACAATAAAGTTCAAAACTAAAGATCAGACAAAACAGTAAAATAAAAAATTTCATAGGTTTACTTTATTGTTTAAAGGTATCCCTTGAATTGCTCATTTTTAGAACTTTTGTATGAACAATACGATCTAATGTATGAAATGCGGGTTCTGCAATGTGAAATGACACATCAACTATTGAAAAACTATCTTCCCCCCAATTCGAGATCCATCTGCAAAGTGTATAGAATAATAATAGATACCTGATGGGAGATCATTCCTGTGGAGTGTATATATTTCATCGCTTGAAGTTATTTGTCGAATATGTCTGCTCGTATGATCATACAGGTCAATAGTATATCCATTCGCAAAATTCTCTGCATTTCCAACATCGATATCAATATATTGAGAGGCAGGATTTGGATATGCCGATACAAAAACATCCGACACATTACCGAACTTTTCATCACAAGTTATACTGATCGGAATTTTGATAACGCCCAACGAATTTTTATAGAGCATTAACTTTTTCGGGCTTGTATAGGTCTTGTATTTACTGCCCTTAATTTCGGAACTTATCTTATTATCAGAACTATACATTGGATTAATATCATACATATAAGCCACACCTGAACCGGAATACAATTGTTTGCCTTGGATATATTCATGCGTGACAGGATACTCCAAAATAGAATTACAGCCAGGTACATTAAAAAATTTAATTTTATTTATATTGAGTTGCTGATCTATATTTTCAACACCTGAATTATTATAATAAATATATACATTCTCATTAGCCTGATCAATGTAGCCATACATTTTTAAATTGGGAAGTGTAGTAGAAATATTAATGGTATTTACCGGCACATTTGCAATATGCCGCATTAAATAAGTGGCATGGTAAAATATACGTTTTCTGATATGTGTTGTATCACCGGGAGCACTTTTTTCGTAATCTGCTTGCGCTGTGATCATATTTCTGTACGAAACACTGGCTGCATTGTGCATGGTTCTGTATTCCTGGAAACCGGCATTATATAAAGGCGATGTGTTGAATTGATAGGCAAGATTTTGCCAGTCGAAAACACAAGATGCCTGAGCAAGTGTGTTGTGAAATAATGTTGTTTCAAGATCCTTATCATTTTCAAGAATATTCCATTCTGTCGACCATATTTTTTTATTGATGTATATAGGATTATTTAATTGCAGGCGGTCAGCGTAATAATCATTTATACTTTTATATAAACTATCGCGGAAATATTTGCTTTGCGTGTTAAAACAATCAAATGCTCCTGTCAGTCGCAAATCCGGAGAATCAAAGGTATAAGGGCAACAAGCCGCTCCATAGGTATCATAATCCTCAAGAAATTGAAAAGAGCAGTCAGACCAGAAACCGCTATTGTAATAAAAATGCACGATAGCTGCATCAAACAGCGGTGCAGTATGAGGCACTGGTAAGCTGAACAATCTCGATGTATCCCAAGTATTTCCCAATGCTATATTCCAGTCATCGTATCTTATCCTTTTTATTTCCGGATTTATAACATAGGTAATGCCGGGGCCGGGTTCCATATCAACTGTTGCGCTAGGCGCAGCACAAACCCCTATTTTCATCTCCGGAAAATATTGCCTTATCATGCCGATATAATCCTGATCACCCAGTAAACCATCCGCATTTTGTATATGAGTTAAATAGCTTTCAAAGCTATTAAAACCACTGGATTGCCCATACGTTTCGTTTCCCATTTCCACACCGGTAACCTGTATTCCATTCGAGATCAGAAGGTCCAGTGCAGCCTTATTTTCAGCAGCA
The genomic region above belongs to Bacteroidota bacterium and contains:
- a CDS encoding PQQ-dependent sugar dehydrogenase, with the translated sequence MKFFILLFCLIFSFELYCQPVLQLEEFASGFTKPVGLIDAGDERVFAICQDGFLRIIRPDGTVDPVPFLDISDRVESIYNAHGFLGAVFHPDYATNGYFYVNYINNDENSVISRFSVDPADPDLADASSEEILLIVEQPYRVHKAGDMHFGPDGYLYFPLGDGGVVTDGEPGDPDNRAQNPQTYLGKMLRIDVDGILPYEIPNTNPFYGAVDTLNEIWAIGLRNPWRFSFDKLTGDMWLPDVGHDFWEEINYEPAGSTGGNNYGWRCYESNAEYNFDSCDAGVDYTFPLFEYPHNDSTGGYSVTGGYVYRGALFPGMQGIYFCCDYVTGNFYTYKYDDVMGWISNIYPSLLFGVVSFGEDNAGELYCVVRETGIIYKLKDLCPLVNVTETIVNTDCVEAMNGSINLLVDGAIEPYEINWSTGDSTLFVDSLLNGSYLVTITDSLGCNTNETFEVLLNPEPVIIITLDGGEFYAGEGESYQWYFNGEIIDGATEDHYYSPVGGLYSVTVTFENGCTFYSEDFDWLGIGIESFENNNELIIFPNPVENFINIEEADILSNYAIYNMSGQLMQLGKLKVQFINSADLPGGIYRLIILSDESFRAGNFVKI
- a CDS encoding T9SS type A sorting domain-containing protein, encoding MKIKVFAFFIAFSFLLAAHGQSVKVFLNSQVPFQGKFQGFSTVDIFEECPPSSDTCMNWLAALKPNVIRFPGGGQAKFTHLTAGPGYGYNIDEIEEYFFNLFNCDDEDCGAGSNYEEAVNDWLIKCLVQDSLPEGQRYIDDFVLMIHNLEAQLGYTIDVLFCLNIVTANAAENKAALDLLISNGIQVTGVEMGNETYGQSSGFNSFESYLTHIQNADGLLGDQDYIGMIRQYFPEMKIGVCAAPSATVDMEPGPGITYVINPEIKRIRYDDWNIALGNTWDTSRLFSLPVPHTAPLFDAAIVHFYYNSGFWSDCSFQFLEDYDTYGAACCPYTFDSPDLRLTGAFDCFNTQSKYFRDSLYKSINDYYADRLQLNNPIYINKKIWSTEWNILENDKDLETTLFHNTLAQASCVFDWQNLAYQFNTSPLYNAGFQEYRTMHNAASVSYRNMITAQADYEKSAPGDTTHIRKRIFYHATYLMRHIANVPVNTINISTTLPNLKMYGYIDQANENVYIYYNNSGVENIDQQLNINKIKFFNVPGCNSILEYPVTHEYIQGKQLYSGSGVAYMYDINPMYSSDNKISSEIKGSKYKTYTSPKKLMLYKNSLGVIKIPISITCDEKFGNVSDVFVSAYPNPASQYIDIDVGNAENFANGYTIDLYDHTSRHIRQITSSDEIYTLHRNDLPSGIYYYSIHFADGSRIGGKIVFQ